The Reichenbachiella carrageenanivorans region TCTTTAATAAATATTATTTCAAAGCAAAAGATGGTTTGTATCATGCGTCTGTCTATACACTACGTATAGAGCCGCAGGCCATTACGATGCGCCAACCAAGTAAGGAGGTGGTGCAAAATAACTGTGTACGCTGCCACATGGGGCAGGTCACGGATGTCAAAATGACTGCTTGGGTAGAAAGTCATCAAGAGAGCCGTACCAGCAGACTATGTTGGGAGTGTCATAGAGACACCCCTCATGGTCGTGTGAAGAGCCTGTCCTCGGTAGGACATCAGGTGGAGCCGCTTCCTGTCAATCAGCAGCAAAAGGAATTTATACCCCAATGGATAAAAGATCAACTGAAAAAATAATCAATCATGTCAAAACCTAAAATTAGACCTTGGATATTATTTTCAGCCACAGCAGTGGCTGCCTTTCTATTGAGTATGCTAGCCAATAGCATAATGAACAGAAAGGCCGAGTCAAAGTTTGCTTATGTGCCGCA contains the following coding sequences:
- the nrfH gene encoding cytochrome c nitrite reductase small subunit; protein product: MLKKIIPPDEWLVPVTVLVGLIVGMGFYVIHLSKAEAYLSDDPVACINCHVMTTEYVTWNHSAHRNVATCNDCHVPHDNVFNKYYFKAKDGLYHASVYTLRIEPQAITMRQPSKEVVQNNCVRCHMGQVTDVKMTAWVESHQESRTSRLCWECHRDTPHGRVKSLSSVGHQVEPLPVNQQQKEFIPQWIKDQLKK